A region of the Pseudodesulfovibrio sp. JC047 genome:
GCCACACCCGACAAATAAGACCTCTTCACTGTCCACTGCATCATAAAGGAACATTCAATGACACAAAGTAATTCCACCCCGTCCTTTGCCAGAGCCGCATTTGGTGCCGCTCTGGTCGGAGCGATTATCGGCGGCACTTCGGCTGCCGCACACGGCATCAGGCAAGTCAAAAACGGCACGGCCACGACAGAGGATGTCGCCCGAACCGTGGCCCGAGAAGCAGGCACCACCGCCGTGGCTGCGGGAACCGCTGGTGCAGTCGTCGGCACCTTCAGCCTCAGCCCGCTCGTTTCCTCCCTCGGCATTGTGGCGGTGGCCACCGGCGTCAAATACGCCATGGATTCCCTGATCGGTTCACCGACTCCGGCAATCGCTCAGGCCGAGCATAACCACGCTCCCCTGCAAACGGACCAGACCGCATCAAAGACCCCACCCAAGAAAACTCCGTCAAAAAAGACACCGGCCAAAAAAGCCGCTCCCAAGAAAAAGACGACAAAAAAGGTGACGGCCAAAAAGACCACCACCTCGAAAAAGACTGCATCGAAAAAGGCATCGACACCCACGACAACTGGCACCCCCACCAAAACCGCTGAAAAGAAATAGCGCACCACAACGAGGAAATCTTCATGAGCGACTCCATCAACCATCCACAGCCAGGCGAATCATCCACCGAAGGCGCCTATTCCCGGGACCCGCAAAATCCGACGTATTACTTTCAGGACAGCAATCAGTATGGGACGGTCAACGCCGCACCCACTGCCCAGTACTCGACACAAACCGCCGCGCAAACAGCACCGGTCCCCACGGATTCCTCCATGGCCTCGTGGGTCAACTTCACCAGCACCGACTATCTCAAAGGCCTTGCCCTTGGCGCAGGTGTGGCACTTGTTGTCACCAACCCCACCGTGCAAAAAACCGTTGTTTCCGGCGCGGTCAAGATGTGGGCGGCCCTTCAGGGAGGCGTCGAGGAATTGAAGGAACAAGTGCAGGACGCCAAAGCGGAAATCAGTCAACAGGATTAAGCAGATGGCAGTCACCAAAAGTACCCCCCCGTCCAGTGCATCGGGGATGTCGTCCAAGACGAAAAAGACGCTGGCAAAGGCCGGTATGGCGACGACTCTCGGAACACTGGTCGCTACTGGGCTAATGGAAACCAACAAGACGGACACCTTGAAAAAAGTCCACCTCTGGTCCGGTTTCGCCCTGGTCGGCTTCTCATACTGGCATTATTCCCTCTATAAAAAATAAGCGACCTGCGGAGACACCCATGACCGCGAAAGCGGAACCACACACACGGGCATTCACCATCGCCCACGAAGTCAGAAAACGGATCAGGCTGCGGAGTCAACGGCTGTTCGACCCCGCACTTGATCTGAAATACCTTGAAGCGTTGGTGGAATCCCTACCCGGCGTGGAGTCGTCCCGGACCAACAAATGGGGATCGAGTATCGTCATCGAGTATGACGGCAACCGGACAAACCGGGACCGCATCCTCAACCTGCTCGAAAATATTCCCGTGGACGCCTATATGCCCGACGGCATGAAAGCCGATCCCATTTCCCTGCCCACGGTCGTGGCGCAGGGGGCGGCTGCCGCACTCACCCCGTTCATGCCGCCGCAGGCCGCAGCCCCAACGAGTTGGCTCATGGGACTGCCCACCATGCTCGAAGGCCTTCATTCTCTGCTCTATGACGGAGTGAAAGTCGAAGTGCTCGATGCCTCAGCCGTGGCCTTTTCCCTGCTCAGACGAGACTACTTCACGGCCAATGCCATCGTGGCCATGCT
Encoded here:
- a CDS encoding magnetosome protein MamC — protein: MTQSNSTPSFARAAFGAALVGAIIGGTSAAAHGIRQVKNGTATTEDVARTVAREAGTTAVAAGTAGAVVGTFSLSPLVSSLGIVAVATGVKYAMDSLIGSPTPAIAQAEHNHAPLQTDQTASKTPPKKTPSKKTPAKKAAPKKKTTKKVTAKKTTTSKKTASKKASTPTTTGTPTKTAEKK
- a CDS encoding YtxH domain-containing protein, producing MSDSINHPQPGESSTEGAYSRDPQNPTYYFQDSNQYGTVNAAPTAQYSTQTAAQTAPVPTDSSMASWVNFTSTDYLKGLALGAGVALVVTNPTVQKTVVSGAVKMWAALQGGVEELKEQVQDAKAEISQQD